The sequence CCCCGCGTCCAGGAGATGCTGGAGTACGTCGGGCTCGGCGCCGAGCAACTCGACCGGTACCCGCACGAGTTCTCCGGCGGTCAGGCCCAGCGGATCGGGATCGCCCGTGCGCTGGTCACCGGGCCCCGGCTGGTGATCGCGGACGAGCCGGTCTCGGCGCTGGACGTGTCGATCCAGGCCCAGATCGTCAACCTGCTGGCCGGCCTGCAGCGCCGGCTCGGCCTGGCGTACGTGTTCATCGCCCACGACCTGGCGGTGGTCAGGCACGTGTGCGACCGGATCGCGGTGATGTACCTCGGCCGGATCGTGGAGACGGGGGCCCGGGACGTGGTGTACGGCGCGCCGGCGCACCCCTACACGAGGGCGCTGCTGTCGGCGATCCCGCTGCCCGACCCGGTGGCCGAGCGGGCGCGGGAGCGCATCGTGCTCCGCGGCGACCCGCCGAGCCCGTCGGCGCTGCCGCCGGGCTGCCCCTTCCACCCGCGGTGCTTCAAGGCGCAGGAGCGGTGCCGCGCCGAGCGGCCGTCCCTGAAGATGGCCGCGGGCCGCCAGGTCGCCTGCCACTACCCGGAGACCGGGCCGCTCGCCTCGTGACGAAGCCGGGGCCGGACCTCTCGGTCCGGCCCCGGCGGCGTTACGGGGGTGTCAGATCAGTACTGGGACTTCACCGTCACTCCGCTGAACGCCTGCTTCCCGTAGAGGCTGATGTAGTTGTAGCCCGCGGGCGGGTTGGTGATGGTCAGGGTCTCGTTGTTGCCGGTGTTGACGGACCGCTGGGTGTAGGAC is a genomic window of Actinomadura citrea containing:
- a CDS encoding ABC transporter ATP-binding protein; translated protein: MTALLRLEGLTRTFQTRRGTVRAVNGLDLEVRAGETLGLVGESGCGKSTTGRMLVRLLDPTAGRITFDGQDITRLSQRAMRPLRRDLQIIFQDPFASLNPRHTVGSIVAEPLRVQGEQDPRPRVQEMLEYVGLGAEQLDRYPHEFSGGQAQRIGIARALVTGPRLVIADEPVSALDVSIQAQIVNLLAGLQRRLGLAYVFIAHDLAVVRHVCDRIAVMYLGRIVETGARDVVYGAPAHPYTRALLSAIPLPDPVAERARERIVLRGDPPSPSALPPGCPFHPRCFKAQERCRAERPSLKMAAGRQVACHYPETGPLAS